From Triticum aestivum cultivar Chinese Spring chromosome 4A, IWGSC CS RefSeq v2.1, whole genome shotgun sequence, a single genomic window includes:
- the LOC123083540 gene encoding putative leucine-rich repeat receptor-like serine/threonine-protein kinase At2g24130 has protein sequence MVARPIMALIFTVLLIFLFLHTTSPALLGEEDDRSVLLVFKAGVSGDPKGALAGWGSPDVCNWTGVACDTEHHVVELILSEQELSGEVSPALGNLSHLGTLNLSGNHFTGSVPPELGNLSYLKFLDVSLNTLTGTVPPELGNLSCLKFLDLSSNMLTRTVPPDLGNLSRLKFLDVSSNTLTGAVSPELGKLSRLGILDLSENVFSGAVPQELGKLSRLTQLSLNGNQLKGSIPVELLRIRRLVYLNLGDNNLCGHIPSAIFCNLSALNYIDMSSNFLDGEIPIHADCPLPELMSLVLWSNKLNGSIPPSLSNSTKLRWLLLQSNFLTGELPTDDMFSGMRSLEYLHLSSNFLANSRNNTDLEPFFASLTNCTGLKELSIARNNIAGTIPPVIGRLSPGLMQLHLQLNRIFGPIPANISNLTNLSSLNLSHNLLNGSIPQGITNMRQLERLHLSNNLLSGDIPLSLGMIPWLGHVNFSQNRLTGAIPPSIVQCLMMQNLDLSYNMLQGKIPAGLSRMSGLLNLNLAGNLLSGAIPMTISEMVRLQLLNLSSNKLSGTIPSQLGRCIELKYLDVSCNGLTGTLPQSLEKVASLVRVNFSYNDFSSEVPSGGAFAGFRADAFLGNDRLCAGTASMTPGLARCSGAKRNLFHNRRVVLLVVGTVASFTMAIIGLAVLDPTTGGGEVSRSFKRECDVLRRTRHRNLLRVVTTCSQPDFHAIVLPLMTNGSLESHLYRRDGGRGRGMDLAWLVGIAGDIAEGLTYLHHYAPIRVAHCDLKPSNVLLDDDMTAIVADFGIARLVKDMGDDDDAGFADPCNSTAGFLQGSVGYIAPEYGLGGHPSTEGDVYSFGVVLLELITGKRPTDVLFQEGLTLHGWVRWHHPHDLTAIIAESMLETIDTMLSVVQANNVVVELIDLGIACTQHSPLLRPTMVEVCRAIALLKDSTSS, from the exons atggtTGCCAGGCCAATCATGGCCCTCATCTTCACAGTTCTCCTCATCTTTCTCTTCCTCCACACCACAAGCCCGGCTCTCTTGGGAGAAGAGGATGACCGCTCCGTGCTTTTAGTCTTCAAGGCCGGCGTGTCCGGCGACCCCAAGGGAGCGCTCGCTGGCTGGGGCTCGCCGGACGTGTGCAACTGGACCGGTGTCGCTTGCGACACGGAGCACCATGTTGTCGAGTTAATACTAAGTGAACAAGAGCTCTCTGGCGAGGTCTCGCCCGCGCTTGGCAACCTCTCCCACCTCGGGACACTCAACCTCTCTGGCAACCACTTCACCGGCAGCGTCCCACCGGAGCTCGGCAACCTCTCCTACCTCAAGTTTCTCGACGTGTCCTTGAACACGCTCACAGGGACGGTTCCGCCAGAACTCGGCAACCTCTCCT GCCTAAAGTTTCTCGACCTGTCGTCGAACATGCTCACCCGGACGGTCCCGCCGGATCTTGGAAACCTGTCCCGCCTCAAGTTTCTCGATGTGTCGTCGAACACGCTCACCGGGGCGGTCTCGCCGGAGCTCGGCAAGCTCTCGAGACTCGGCATCCTCGATCTCTCCGAGAACGTTTTCTCCGGGGCGGTGCCGCAGGAGCTTGGGAAGCTTTCTCGGCTGACGCAGCTCAGCCTCAACGGAAACCAGTTGAAGGGATCGATTCCGGTGGAGCTCTTGCGTATTCGGCGCTTGGTATACCTCAATCTCGGAGACAACAACCTCTGCGGGCATATCCCGTCTGCTATCTTCTGCAACCTCTCCGCCTTGAACTACATTGATATGTCGTCCAACTTTTTGGACGGCGAGATCCCCATCCATGCGGATTGCCCACTCCCCGAGTTGATGTCCCTCGTGTTGTGGTCCAACAAACTCAATGGCAGCATCCCTCCCTCGCTGTCAAACTCGACGAAGCTCCGATGGCTGCTACTGCAGTCGAACTTCCTCACTGGCGAGCTGCCGACGGATGACATGTTTAGTGGTATGAGGAGCCTCGAGTATTTGCACCTATCGTCCAACTTCCTCGCGAACTCGCGGAACAACACCGACCTTGAGCCATTCTTCGCCTCACTTACCAACTGCACTGGCCTGAAAGAGCTCAGCATCGCTAGGAATAACATTGCCGGCACGATCCCGCCTGTCATCGGTCGCCTCTCTCCCGGCCTCATGCAACTCCACCTTCAACTTAATAGAATCTTTGGTCCGATCCCGGCAAACATCTCCAACCTCACCAACCTCAGCTCCCTCAACCTCTCCCATAACCTCCTCAACGGCTCCATCCCACAGGGCATCACCAACATGCGGCAGCTCGAGCGGCTGCACCTCTCAAACAACCTGCTCTCCGGTGATATCCCGTTGTCCCTAGGCATGATCCCATGGCTCGGGCACGTCAATTTTTCGCAGAACCGGCTCACCGGCGCCATTCCTCCGAGCATAGTGCAGTGTCTGATGATGCAAAATCTTGACCTCTCCTACAACATGCTGCAAGGCAAGATCCCAGCTGGCTTGTCTAGGATGAGCGGATTGCTCAACCTCAACCTCGCCGGCAACCTGCTATCTGGTGCGATCCCGATGACCATCAGCGAGATGGTTAGGCTGCAATTGCTTAACCTGTCCTCAAACAAGCTCTCCGGCACGATCCCGTCACAGCTCGGCAGGTGCATCGAGCTCAAGTACCTCGACGTGTCCTGCAATGGCCTCACGGGGACCCTCCCTCAATCCTTGGAGAAGGTGGCGTCGCTGGTGCGTGTTAACTTTTCATACAACGACTTCTCAAGCGAGGTGCCGAGTGGCGGGGCCTTTGCAGGGTTTCGGGCGGACGCGTTCCTCGGCAATGACAGACTGTGTGCGGGGACGGCGTCGATGACGCCTGGGTTGGCTAGGTGCAGCGGCGCGAAGCGCAACTTGTTCCATAACCGGCGAGTGGTGTTGCTCGTCGTCGGCACAGTCGCGAGCTTCACGATGGCAATCATTGGGCTCGCC GTGCTCGACCCCACTACCGGAGGCGGCGAGGTCTCCCGGAGTTTCAAGCGGGAGTGCGATGTGCTGAGGCGGACGCGGCACCGGAACCTGCTGCGTGTGGTCACCACGTGCAGCCAGCCGGACTTCCACGCGATCGTGCTCCCGCTGATGACCAATGGTAGCCTCGAGAGCCACCTCTACCGGCGTGATGGCGGCCGCGGACGTGGCATGGACCTCGCATGGCTGGTTGGCATCGCCGGCGACATAGCCGAGGGGCTCACCTACCTGCATCACTACGCACCCATCCGCGTCGCGCACTGCGACCTTAAGCCCAGCAACGTGCTCCTCGACGACGACATGACGGCCATCGTGGCTGACTTTGGCATCGCGCGGCTGGTCAAGGACatgggcgacgacgacgacgcaggCTTTGCCGATCCATGCAACTCCACTGCAGGATTTTTGCAAGGCTCTGTGGGCTACATCGCGCCAG AGTACGGACTTGGAGGCCACCCTTCGACGGAAGGCGACGTGTACAGCTTTGGCGTGGTGCTACTGGAGCTGATCACCGGGAAGCGCCCGACTGATGTGCTCTTCCAAGAGGGACTCACATTGCACGGTTGGGTGAGGTGGCACCACCCCCATGACCTCACAGCCATCATCGCAGAGTCAATGCTGGAGACCATAGACACGATGTTGTCGGTGGTACAAGCGAACAACGTCGTCGTCGAGCTGATAGACCTTGGGATCGCGTGCACTCAGCACTCACCGCTGCTGCGGCCCACCATGGTGGAGGTGTGCCGCGCGATCGCCCTCCTCAAGGATTCAACTTCTTCTTGA